A genomic window from Silene latifolia isolate original U9 population chromosome Y, ASM4854445v1, whole genome shotgun sequence includes:
- the LOC141628778 gene encoding uncharacterized protein LOC141628778, protein MNNLKRRLEEIGANWADELPFVLWSDRTTPKVATGQTPFSLVYGAEAVLPSEVQVPTHRYANATEERNQVEMTSNLDTIDEPRTSAQIRMAAYKQTAARSYNKNIRLKTLQVGDLVHKKVQDPEVPPPTGTSQDR, encoded by the exons atgaACAACCTGAAAAGAAGGCTGGAGGAAATAGGAGCCAACTGGGCAGATGAACTCCCCTTCGTGTTATGGTCTGATAGAACTACCCCCAAAgtggcaacaggtcaaacaccattCAGTCTGGTATATGGGGCCGAGGCAGTTCTTCCCTCTGAGGTGCAAGTACCGACACATCGATATGCCAATGCCACCGAAGAGAGGAACCAGGTAGAAATGACCAGCAACCTGGATACCATTGATGAGCCAAGGACCAGCGCCCAAATTAGGATGGCAGCCTACAAGCAGACAGcagccaggagttacaacaaaaacATAAGGCTGAAAACGCTGCAGGTAGGGGATCTGGTACACAAGAAG GTGCAGGACCCAGAAGTTCCACCTCCAACAGGTACATCCCAGGATCGTTGA